One Halomonas sp. THAF5a genomic region harbors:
- a CDS encoding sigma-54-dependent Fis family transcriptional regulator, with amino-acid sequence MEQLYRQVRPLDYVVLLADARGIAVQFLGERGAQREHQRTGLYLGADYSEAYAGTSAVGTCIHEQTPLTCHHRDHFNTHHIALTCTAAPIFDPDGQLLAVLDISAYQSPETKASQTFALQVVKHYARMIEDAYFLQRYSGHHIVCLDRSREFVQINRRYLLAIDEDGTLVAANTAGRKLLRHHELPLAGPGEARPFRAWNIQDLLDAEINEVLDIQRHSDDGVRAFRTHRHHELHFGTLIEPQRRRAPQGEPRRQDSSLAPLETLADDDPAMRDTLTRAARLRNEPINILVMGETGTGKERMARALHESSRRRDKPFVAINCAAMPESLIESELFGYEPGSFTGAKSKGMKGLIAQADGGTLFLDEIGDMPLQLQTRLLRVLAEQEVLPIGASRPVKVDLRVVAATHRDLRGLIDQGRFREDLFYRLNGASLRLPPLRERADQGYLIRRLFDELQAEREGPRARLRGDAMSALLAYPWPGNIRELHNALRYALATCENDEVVVGDLPEECLSGHYAYPAVPSHDATAGGRIAGHPAVTRPMDPLHEALRRRRWNISAVARELGLSRPTIYRRMKRLGITPPHQHDAS; translated from the coding sequence GGTGGGGACCTGCATCCACGAGCAGACCCCGTTGACGTGTCACCACCGCGATCACTTCAACACCCACCACATCGCCCTGACCTGCACCGCGGCGCCGATTTTCGACCCCGATGGCCAGCTGCTCGCGGTGCTCGACATCTCCGCCTACCAGTCGCCGGAGACCAAGGCCTCCCAGACGTTCGCCCTGCAGGTCGTCAAGCACTATGCGCGGATGATCGAGGACGCCTATTTCCTGCAGCGCTACAGCGGCCACCACATCGTCTGCCTGGATCGTTCACGGGAGTTCGTGCAGATCAACCGCCGCTACCTGCTCGCCATCGACGAGGACGGCACGCTGGTGGCCGCCAACACCGCCGGGCGCAAGCTGCTGCGTCACCATGAACTGCCCCTGGCCGGCCCCGGCGAGGCCCGCCCCTTCCGGGCCTGGAACATCCAGGACCTGCTCGACGCCGAGATCAATGAGGTCCTCGACATCCAGCGCCACAGTGACGACGGCGTGCGCGCCTTCCGCACCCACCGCCACCACGAGCTGCACTTCGGCACCCTGATCGAGCCCCAGCGCCGCCGTGCGCCCCAGGGCGAACCGCGCCGCCAGGACTCCAGCCTGGCACCGCTGGAGACGCTGGCCGACGACGACCCGGCGATGCGCGACACCCTGACCCGGGCCGCCCGGCTGCGCAACGAGCCGATCAACATCCTGGTGATGGGCGAGACCGGCACCGGCAAGGAGCGCATGGCGCGCGCCCTGCACGAGTCCAGCCGGCGCCGCGACAAGCCCTTCGTGGCCATCAACTGCGCGGCCATGCCCGAGTCGCTGATCGAAAGCGAGCTGTTCGGCTACGAGCCGGGCAGCTTCACGGGCGCCAAGAGCAAGGGGATGAAGGGGCTGATCGCCCAGGCCGACGGCGGCACCCTCTTCCTCGACGAGATCGGCGACATGCCGCTGCAGCTGCAGACCCGGCTGCTGCGCGTGCTGGCCGAGCAGGAGGTGCTGCCCATCGGCGCCAGCCGGCCGGTGAAGGTCGACCTGCGGGTGGTGGCGGCCACCCACCGTGACCTGCGCGGCCTGATCGATCAGGGCCGCTTCCGCGAGGATCTCTTCTATCGACTGAACGGCGCCAGCCTGCGCCTGCCGCCGCTGCGTGAGCGGGCCGACCAGGGCTACCTGATCCGGCGACTGTTCGACGAGCTGCAGGCCGAGCGCGAAGGGCCACGGGCGCGGCTGCGCGGCGATGCCATGAGCGCCCTGCTCGCCTACCCCTGGCCGGGCAACATCCGCGAACTGCACAACGCCCTGCGCTATGCCCTGGCGACCTGCGAGAACGATGAGGTGGTGGTCGGCGACCTGCCGGAGGAGTGCCTCAGTGGGCACTACGCCTACCCGGCTGTCCCGTCACACGACGCGACGGCCGGCGGACGCATCGCTGGCCACCCGGCAGTCACACGCCCCATGGATCCCCTCCACGAGGCCTTGCGTCGCCGGCGCTGGAACATCAGCGCCGTGGCTCGCGAGCTCGGCCTCTCACGGCCGACCATCTACCGGCGAATGAAGCGCCTCGGGATCACTCCCCCTCACCAGCATGACGCCTCGTGA